The following coding sequences are from one Sphingomonadaceae bacterium OTU29LAMAA1 window:
- a CDS encoding chorismate mutase, giving the protein MTTVLPGPDCTTMKEVRAGVDALDRELVALLAQRFAYMDAAARIKPERGHVRDEARKAAVIANARAEAERLGLPGGAIADLWEQLVEVSIAYELSAFDAR; this is encoded by the coding sequence ATGACGACTGTTCTTCCAGGCCCCGACTGCACCACCATGAAGGAGGTTCGCGCCGGCGTCGACGCGCTCGATCGCGAACTGGTCGCGCTGCTGGCGCAGCGCTTCGCCTATATGGACGCCGCTGCGCGCATCAAGCCGGAGCGTGGGCACGTCCGCGACGAAGCGCGCAAGGCGGCGGTGATCGCCAATGCGCGCGCCGAGGCGGAGCGGCTGGGGCTGCCCGGTGGCGCGATCGCCGACCTGTGGGAACAGCTGGTGGAAGTGTCGATCGCCTATGAACTTTCTGCATTCGACGCACGCTGA
- a CDS encoding RNA methyltransferase, whose product MNPVIVLVRPQLGENIGKAARAMLNFGLTEMRLVSPRDGWPNPNAGPAASGADIVLERAQVFDSVADAVADCAHVYATTVRKRGVTKPVVTPEVAAREVHAAPERSAFLFGPERSGLETEDVALARTILTVPINPEFGSLNLAQAVILVAYEWSKGQALAQPSLTPIDPPAPQEELEGMIGQLDDMLERANFFFPPDRVATSKRTLRTLLTKPAWSSQEVRTMRGVLSALNGAKERRVEAQRASNAESS is encoded by the coding sequence ATGAACCCCGTCATCGTACTCGTCCGCCCGCAACTGGGCGAGAATATCGGCAAGGCCGCACGCGCGATGCTCAATTTCGGGCTGACCGAGATGCGGCTGGTGTCGCCGCGCGACGGCTGGCCCAATCCCAACGCCGGCCCTGCTGCGAGCGGCGCGGACATCGTGCTCGAACGGGCGCAGGTGTTCGACAGCGTCGCCGACGCGGTGGCGGATTGCGCCCACGTCTACGCCACCACCGTCCGCAAGCGCGGCGTCACCAAGCCGGTGGTCACTCCCGAAGTTGCAGCGAGAGAGGTCCATGCCGCTCCCGAACGCTCGGCCTTCCTGTTCGGGCCGGAACGCTCTGGTTTGGAAACAGAGGATGTCGCACTTGCCCGCACGATCCTGACCGTGCCGATCAACCCCGAATTCGGCAGCCTCAACCTCGCGCAGGCGGTGATCCTCGTCGCCTACGAATGGTCGAAGGGGCAGGCGCTGGCGCAGCCATCACTGACGCCGATCGACCCGCCTGCGCCGCAGGAGGAGCTGGAGGGCATGATCGGCCAGCTCGACGACATGCTGGAGCGCGCAAACTTCTTCTTCCCACCCGATCGCGTCGCGACCTCGAAACGCACGTTGCGCACGTTGCTGACCAAACCCGCCTGGTCCTCGCAGGAGGTGCGGACGATGCGCGGCGTTCTGTCCGCGCTCAACGGCGCGAAGGAACGTCGGGTGGAGGCTCAGCGTGCGTCGAATGCAGAAAGTTCATAG
- the nrdR gene encoding transcriptional regulator NrdR, whose amino-acid sequence MRCPFCGHDDSQVKDSRPTEDGAAIRRRRQCEGCAARFTTFERIQLRDLWVLKSNASGGVRREAFDREKLLRSVSIATRKRPIEPLRIEKLVSGIQRQLETQGESEVSSKRIGEMVMDGLKGLDSVAYIRFASVYRDFSEARDFEEFAGTVEQAGRIE is encoded by the coding sequence ATGCGATGCCCCTTCTGCGGCCATGACGACAGCCAGGTAAAGGACAGCCGCCCCACCGAAGACGGGGCGGCGATCCGGCGCCGCCGCCAGTGCGAAGGCTGTGCGGCGCGCTTCACCACCTTCGAACGCATTCAGCTCCGCGACTTGTGGGTGCTCAAAAGCAACGCGTCGGGCGGCGTCCGGCGCGAGGCGTTCGATCGCGAGAAGCTGCTCCGCTCCGTCTCGATCGCCACGCGCAAGCGCCCGATCGAGCCGCTACGCATCGAAAAGCTGGTCAGTGGCATCCAGCGCCAACTCGAAACGCAGGGGGAGAGCGAAGTGTCGTCGAAGCGGATCGGCGAGATGGTGATGGATGGGCTGAAGGGTCTCGATTCCGTCGCCTACATCCGCTTCGCCAGCGTCTATCGCGATTTCAGCGAAGCCCGCGATTTCGAGGAATTCGCCGGCACCGTCGAACAGGCGGGGCGTATCGAATGA
- a CDS encoding small multi-drug export protein has product MSKIEEVQATVKNTPGLGKKMAKYGAIGAVVAIPIPFVGPVLGALVGAGVAYAKRKD; this is encoded by the coding sequence ATGTCGAAGATCGAAGAGGTTCAGGCCACTGTCAAGAACACCCCCGGCCTCGGCAAGAAGATGGCCAAATACGGCGCGATCGGCGCCGTCGTGGCGATCCCGATTCCGTTCGTCGGCCCCGTGCTCGGTGCACTGGTCGGCGCCGGCGTGGCCTATGCCAAGCGCAAGGACTAA
- a CDS encoding serine hydroxymethyltransferase yields the protein MSTRPTDFSDIRHDGFFSQSLADADPAIAAGIAHELEREQTQIELIASENIVSKAVLEAQGSVFTNKYAEGYPGKRYYQGCAPSDEVETLAIERAKQIFGCGFVNVQPHSGAQANGAVMLALVKPGETILGMSLDAGGHLTHGARAAMSGKWFNAIQYGVDPVTHLIDYDEVERLAVEHQPKLIIAGGSAYPRVINFAKFREIADKVGAYFMVDMAHFAGIVAAGLHPTPFGHAHVVTTTTHKTLRGPRGGMILTNDEALAKKFNSAVFPGLQGGPLMHVIAAKAVAFGEALQPGYKSYIAAVVENAKVLAATLKERGSDVVSGGTDTHLALIDLTPLGITGRDADEALERAGITCNKNGIPNDPLPPVKTSGIRVGSPAGTTRGFGPAEFREIGHMVADVLDGLAKKGEHGDPEVEANVRTRVRALCARFPIYQG from the coding sequence ATGAGCACCCGGCCCACCGATTTCAGTGATATCCGCCACGACGGCTTCTTCTCGCAGAGCCTGGCCGATGCCGATCCCGCGATCGCCGCTGGCATCGCCCACGAACTGGAGCGCGAACAGACGCAGATCGAGCTGATCGCGTCGGAAAACATCGTGTCGAAAGCAGTGCTCGAGGCGCAAGGGTCGGTCTTCACCAACAAATATGCCGAGGGCTATCCCGGCAAGCGCTATTACCAGGGCTGCGCGCCATCCGACGAGGTCGAGACGCTGGCGATTGAACGCGCCAAGCAGATCTTCGGCTGCGGCTTTGTCAACGTCCAGCCCCACTCGGGTGCACAGGCGAACGGCGCGGTGATGCTGGCGCTGGTCAAGCCGGGCGAGACGATCCTTGGCATGAGCCTCGACGCCGGCGGCCACCTGACCCATGGCGCGCGCGCCGCGATGTCGGGCAAGTGGTTCAACGCGATCCAGTACGGCGTCGATCCGGTCACGCATCTGATCGACTATGACGAGGTCGAGCGGCTCGCGGTCGAGCATCAGCCCAAGCTCATCATCGCGGGCGGTTCCGCCTACCCCCGTGTCATCAACTTCGCCAAGTTCCGCGAGATCGCGGACAAGGTCGGCGCCTATTTCATGGTCGACATGGCGCATTTCGCCGGCATCGTCGCCGCCGGCCTGCACCCCACGCCGTTCGGTCATGCGCACGTCGTCACCACCACGACGCACAAGACGTTACGCGGCCCCCGCGGCGGCATGATCCTGACCAACGACGAGGCGCTCGCCAAGAAGTTCAACTCGGCGGTCTTCCCCGGCTTGCAGGGCGGCCCCCTGATGCACGTCATCGCCGCCAAGGCGGTCGCGTTCGGCGAGGCGCTGCAGCCCGGCTACAAGAGCTATATCGCCGCCGTCGTCGAGAACGCCAAGGTTCTCGCCGCAACGCTCAAGGAACGGGGCAGCGATGTCGTCTCCGGCGGCACCGACACCCACCTCGCGCTGATCGACCTCACGCCGCTCGGCATCACGGGCCGCGATGCGGACGAGGCGCTGGAGCGCGCCGGCATCACCTGCAACAAGAACGGCATCCCCAACGATCCGCTGCCGCCGGTCAAGACCAGCGGTATCCGCGTCGGCTCGCCCGCTGGCACCACCCGCGGCTTCGGCCCCGCCGAATTCCGCGAGATCGGCCACATGGTCGCTGACGTGCTCGACGGTCTCGCCAAGAAGGGCGAACACGGGGACCCGGAGGTCGAGGCGAACGTTCGGACCCGTGTGCGCGCTTTGTGCGCCCGCTTCCCCATCTATCAAGGATAA
- a CDS encoding RpiB/LacA/LacB family sugar-phosphate isomerase has translation MRIAFASDHAAVALKALLVEHAAALGHDTIDLGPDTDARVDYPDFGYALAEAIASGGADFGVALCGSGIGISIAVNRDPACRCALVSEPLSATLARHHNDANVVAMGARLIGPDLAKACLEAFLAAPFEGGRHQNRVDKLSRKD, from the coding sequence TTGCGCATCGCCTTCGCTTCCGATCACGCTGCCGTCGCGCTGAAGGCGCTGCTGGTCGAGCACGCCGCGGCATTGGGCCATGACACGATCGATCTGGGGCCGGATACCGATGCCCGCGTCGATTATCCTGATTTCGGCTACGCACTCGCCGAGGCGATCGCGTCGGGCGGGGCGGACTTCGGTGTCGCGCTGTGCGGATCGGGCATCGGCATCTCGATCGCGGTAAACCGCGATCCGGCATGTCGCTGCGCGCTCGTTTCCGAACCGTTGTCCGCCACTCTTGCGCGGCACCACAACGACGCCAATGTCGTGGCCATGGGTGCGCGCCTGATCGGACCCGACCTCGCCAAGGCCTGCCTCGAAGCTTTCCTCGCTGCCCCGTTCGAAGGCGGCCGTCACCAGAACCGCGTCGACAAACTGTCGCGAAAGGACTGA
- a CDS encoding DUF3429 domain-containing protein yields the protein MSERPAGRSATAVGESPLILGYAGLLPQIAAAATCFFGGASDIGPMFAFGYATLILSFLGGIWWGFAMMTADGQGRIACWAVAPSLFGAALILLSIAHVLTLNWALVLLGSAVMMTLLIDRRLVEAHIAPEGWLAMRVPLSIGLGALTILCGIICGVSMP from the coding sequence ATGTCTGAGCGTCCCGCCGGGCGGAGTGCGACCGCTGTCGGCGAATCACCGCTGATCCTGGGCTATGCGGGGCTGTTGCCGCAGATCGCTGCGGCGGCGACGTGCTTCTTCGGTGGCGCCAGCGACATCGGACCGATGTTCGCCTTCGGCTATGCCACTTTGATCCTGAGCTTCCTGGGCGGAATCTGGTGGGGTTTCGCGATGATGACGGCGGATGGTCAGGGGCGGATCGCCTGCTGGGCGGTGGCGCCGTCGCTATTCGGTGCCGCGCTGATCCTGCTGTCGATCGCCCATGTGCTGACGCTGAACTGGGCGCTGGTGCTGCTGGGATCGGCGGTGATGATGACCCTGCTGATCGACCGCCGTCTGGTCGAGGCGCATATCGCGCCGGAGGGCTGGCTGGCGATGCGCGTCCCGCTATCGATCGGCCTCGGCGCGCTGACGATCCTGTGCGGGATCATCTGCGGCGTATCGATGCCCTAG
- the hemA gene encoding 5-aminolevulinate synthase, whose protein sequence is MDYTRVFTQAIDRLHAEGRYRVFIDILRNKGMFPNARCFAGHNGPKPITVWCSNDYLAMGQHPKVIEAMEEALHDVGAGSGGTRNIGGNTHYHIDLEHELADLHGKESALLFTSGYVSNEATLSTLAKILPGCVIFSDELNHASMIAGIRNSGCEKRIFRHNDLAHLEELLAAEDPSVPKLIAFESVYSMEADIAPIAAICDLADRYNALTYLDEVHAVGMYGARGGGISEQEGVADRLTIIEGTLGKAFGVMGGYIAADQTIVDVIRSYAPGFIFTTSLSPVLVAGVLASVRHLKSSSVEREGQQASATLLKTMLDDAGLPVMMGDTHIVPIMVGDPVKAKRISDILLAEYGVYVQPINYPTVPRGSERLRFTPGPSHTPVMMRELTDALVEIWSRLELRKAA, encoded by the coding sequence GTGGATTATACGCGCGTCTTCACCCAGGCGATCGATCGCCTACATGCCGAGGGCCGGTACCGGGTCTTCATCGACATCCTCCGCAACAAGGGGATGTTCCCCAACGCGCGCTGCTTTGCCGGCCACAATGGGCCGAAGCCGATCACCGTCTGGTGTTCCAACGATTATCTCGCGATGGGTCAGCATCCCAAGGTGATCGAGGCGATGGAAGAAGCGCTGCACGACGTCGGCGCGGGATCGGGCGGCACCCGCAACATCGGCGGCAACACGCATTACCATATCGATCTGGAACACGAACTCGCCGACCTTCACGGCAAGGAATCGGCGCTGCTGTTCACCAGCGGCTACGTTTCCAACGAGGCGACGCTGTCGACGCTTGCCAAGATACTGCCCGGCTGCGTGATCTTCTCGGACGAACTCAATCACGCCTCGATGATCGCAGGCATCCGCAATTCGGGCTGCGAAAAGCGCATCTTCCGCCACAACGACCTCGCGCATCTCGAGGAATTGCTTGCTGCCGAAGACCCGTCGGTGCCGAAGCTGATCGCGTTCGAAAGCGTGTATTCGATGGAAGCGGACATCGCGCCGATCGCTGCGATCTGCGACCTCGCCGATAGATATAACGCGCTGACCTACCTCGACGAAGTCCATGCCGTCGGCATGTACGGCGCGCGCGGCGGCGGCATTTCCGAACAGGAAGGCGTCGCCGATCGGCTGACGATCATCGAAGGCACGCTCGGCAAGGCGTTCGGCGTGATGGGCGGCTATATCGCCGCGGACCAGACGATCGTCGATGTCATCCGCAGCTATGCGCCCGGCTTCATCTTCACCACCAGCCTGTCGCCGGTTCTCGTCGCGGGCGTGCTGGCGAGCGTCCGCCATCTGAAATCGTCCAGCGTCGAGCGCGAGGGGCAGCAGGCCTCGGCGACGCTGCTCAAGACGATGCTCGACGACGCCGGTCTGCCGGTGATGATGGGCGATACCCATATCGTGCCGATCATGGTCGGCGATCCGGTGAAGGCGAAGCGGATCAGCGACATCCTGCTCGCCGAATACGGCGTCTACGTCCAGCCGATCAATTACCCGACGGTGCCGCGCGGCAGCGAACGCCTGCGCTTCACGCCCGGCCCCAGCCATACGCCGGTAATGATGCGGGAACTCACCGACGCGCTGGTCGAGATCTGGAGCCGGCTGGAGCTGCGCAAGGCCGCCTAG
- the murI gene encoding glutamate racemase, which yields MSGGPILFFDSGVGGLSVVAPTRALLPHAPIVYAADSAGFPYGVKSEAEIAARVPALLGRLVERYRPRLVVIACNTASTIALPVVRAALDVPVVGTVPAIKPAAEASRSRVIGVLGTEATVRQAYVDDLAARFAADCIVLRHGSAELVRLAEAKLAGRATDPGRYRAVLSGLFDQPDGKRIDVIVNACTHFPLVAAELAAAAPPGMHFVDGGPGIARRIAFLTQGQDWPVGTPHHRAVFTRLDDAERALAPALAGYGIVQMEAL from the coding sequence ATGAGCGGCGGCCCGATCCTCTTCTTCGATTCCGGCGTCGGTGGCCTGTCCGTGGTCGCACCGACACGAGCGCTGCTGCCGCACGCGCCGATCGTCTATGCGGCGGATTCTGCGGGCTTTCCCTACGGCGTCAAGAGCGAGGCGGAGATTGCGGCGCGCGTGCCGGCGTTGCTCGGGCGACTGGTCGAACGGTATCGGCCGCGGCTGGTGGTGATCGCCTGCAACACCGCTTCGACGATTGCCCTGCCGGTCGTCCGCGCCGCGCTCGACGTGCCCGTGGTCGGCACGGTGCCGGCGATCAAGCCCGCAGCCGAAGCGAGTCGCAGCCGCGTCATCGGCGTGTTGGGAACCGAGGCGACGGTGCGCCAAGCCTATGTCGACGATCTCGCCGCGCGGTTCGCAGCCGATTGCATCGTGCTGCGCCACGGCTCGGCCGAACTCGTCCGGCTGGCCGAGGCGAAGCTTGCCGGCCGCGCAACCGATCCCGGGCGGTATCGCGCCGTGCTCTCGGGCCTGTTCGATCAGCCCGACGGCAAGCGGATCGACGTGATCGTCAACGCCTGCACGCACTTCCCGCTGGTCGCGGCGGAACTGGCGGCGGCGGCACCGCCGGGGATGCACTTCGTCGACGGCGGTCCGGGAATCGCCCGGCGAATCGCCTTTCTGACGCAAGGGCAAGACTGGCCCGTCGGCACGCCGCACCACCGCGCGGTGTTCACCCGCCTCGACGATGCCGAACGCGCGCTGGCCCCGGCGCTGGCAGGCTATGGTATCGTACAGATGGAAGCGCTGTAG